In a single window of the Methylophaga frappieri genome:
- a CDS encoding MlaA family lipoprotein yields MTHDNLFRRFGFIALLALMTGCASTSNNPQDPYESYNRAMYKFNDTLDKAVIKPVAQGYDAVVPDPISWGVSNFFSNLNEITVIINDLLQGKFEQAAHDTGRFALNTTVGVFGIFDVAGHAGHKKNNEDFGQTLGVWGVEPGAYVVLPFFGPRTVRDSFGLVGDMFTDPVMYVEGDDARLALAGLRVIDTRANLLKASKIVSEASDDEYAYIRDAYLQRRQYLVHDGNPPTTDDDFDLFDDL; encoded by the coding sequence ATGACGCACGATAACTTATTCCGACGCTTTGGTTTTATCGCTTTACTGGCGCTAATGACAGGTTGTGCCAGCACCAGCAATAATCCACAGGATCCCTACGAGAGCTACAACCGGGCCATGTACAAATTTAATGACACGCTGGATAAAGCAGTTATTAAGCCGGTTGCGCAAGGCTATGACGCGGTGGTCCCTGATCCGATCAGCTGGGGTGTCAGTAATTTCTTTAGTAACCTCAACGAAATTACGGTCATCATCAACGATTTACTGCAAGGCAAGTTTGAGCAGGCCGCCCACGATACGGGTCGTTTTGCACTCAATACCACCGTTGGCGTATTCGGTATTTTCGATGTCGCAGGCCATGCTGGACACAAGAAAAATAATGAGGACTTTGGTCAGACCCTAGGCGTTTGGGGCGTTGAACCGGGCGCTTACGTCGTCTTACCTTTCTTTGGCCCGCGTACCGTGCGCGATAGCTTTGGTCTGGTTGGTGATATGTTTACGGATCCGGTCATGTATGTTGAAGGCGATGATGCCCGATTGGCCTTGGCCGGCTTACGAGTCATTGATACGCGTGCCAATTTACTAAAAGCCAGCAAGATTGTTTCTGAAGCGTCTGACGATGAATACGCTTATATTCGGGATGCCTATCTGCAGCGCCGTCAATATCTGGTTCATGACGGCAACCCACCAACAACCGATGATGACTTTGATTTGTTTGATGACCTGTAA